Proteins found in one Aspergillus puulaauensis MK2 DNA, chromosome 8, nearly complete sequence genomic segment:
- a CDS encoding uncharacterized protein (COG:I;~EggNog:ENOG410PNQG;~InterPro:IPR019826,IPR002018,IPR029058;~MEROPS:MER0045467) produces MVNIEQGFTDPTDIIKTSLQLGKPVIIVHFAYRLNVFGYGMFQGRTNFGFHDQRRAIEWVQKHISGFGGDPENITLAGESAGGIAVHAHIHGPCPVRGIKRAVLQSGSLYLTPPAPAPVGHVIMKELELICQTTDLQTLPLRDLLTGMGKLGFKNWWLNQEDRIFSQGAEDAVWPITDTVGLESIVVGDCQWESRGFEAGIAALGLNRLEEIFSQYTPIGAAVAQLYNIDFQSMESTKPRIGAFINDLKFAFASDALSLMENKAGRRRCYRYIVDQPNPWNPSAGAHHAVDLLLLFGGYDYTNDEGAVQVSQDMRKRWIHFMYGDEPWGGNDVYAFGPAGKSGAIGKEELARRRRVQCFDGLRKIGWANCQALATRLMSARGKVEEAYL; encoded by the exons ATGGTCAATATCGAGCAAGGGTTTACCG ACCCCACCGACATTATCAAGACCTCGTTGCAGCTCGGAAAGcccgtcatcatcgtccattTTGCGTACCGTCTCAATGTTTTCGGCTACGGAATGTTCCAGGGTCGGACGAACTTTGGATTCCACGATCAAAGGCGGGCAATTGAGTGGGTGCAGAAGCATATCTCGGGATTTGGTGGTGATCCT GAAAACATTACTCTTGCCGGTGAGAGCGCTGGAGGCATAGCCGTTCATGCACACATACATGGACCCTGTCCCGTTCGCGGAATCAAGAGAGCCGTTCTACAATCGGGCTCCCTCTACCTCACGCCACCTGCGCCCGCTCCAGTGGGCCACGTGATCATGAAAGAGTTAGAATTGATCTGCCAAACGACGGATCTCCAAACCCTGCCTTTGAGAGACCTTCTCACGGGGATGGGGAAACTGGGTTTCAAGAATTGGTGGCTTAATCAGGAAGATCGAATCTTTTCTCAAGGCGCAGAAGACGCCGTGTGGCCGATTACGGACACGGTCGGCCTCGAATCGATAGTGGTGGGAGACTGTCAGTGGGAGTCTCGCGGGTTCGAAGCAGGAATCGCAGCCTTGGGTTTGAATCGGCTGGAGGAGATATTCTCCCAGTACACCCCCATTGGCGCCGCAGTGGCCCAGCTCTACAACATTGACTTTCAGTCCATGGAGAGCACCAAACCGCGAATCGGAGCCTTCATCAACGACCTCAAGTTCGCGTTCGCTAGCGACGCGTTATCATTGATGGAGAACAAAGCGGGTAGACGGAGGTGCTATCGGTATATTGTAGAT CAACCAAACCCCTGGAATCCTTCAGCTGGAGCGCACCATGCTGTCGATCTCCTGCTCTTATTTGGTGGGTACGATTATACCAACGACGAAGGCGCAGTGCAAGTGAGTCAGGATATGAGGAAAAGATGGATCCACTTCATGTATGGAGATGAGCCGTGGGGAGGGAATGACGTGTACGCGTTCGGTCCAGCTGGAAAATCCGGCGCTattggaaaggaagagctcgCCCGGAGACGTCGGGTCCAGTGTTTCGACGGATTGCGGAAGATCGGTTGGGCCAATTGCCAGGCCCTCGCCACCAGACTGATGAGTGCCCGGGGCAAAGTAGAAGAGGCGTACTTATAA
- a CDS encoding uncharacterized protein (COG:K;~EggNog:ENOG410PG70;~InterPro:IPR036236,IPR036864,IPR007219,IPR013087, IPR001138;~PFAM:PF00172,PF04082;~TransMembrane:1 (o847-864i);~go_function: GO:0000981 - DNA-binding transcription factor activity, RNA polymerase II-specific [Evidence IEA];~go_function: GO:0003677 - DNA binding [Evidence IEA];~go_function: GO:0008270 - zinc ion binding [Evidence IEA];~go_process: GO:0006351 - transcription, DNA-templated [Evidence IEA];~go_process: GO:0006355 - regulation of transcription, DNA-templated [Evidence IEA]), protein MVFCTFCGREFVRKEHLQRHILTHTNLRPFRCSVCCLSFNRKDVARRHTRIHDKHTSPNLRSLGSSSSTLMAQNCSVACANCTKAKTNCNKQVPCTRCRSKGVSCTPHETQDSAAVLLNLDSATTALPSTGGVVPDIRENTEFNRNKTPPRAWGPCSMADQATFTLADGRSNDGQATQVPDLVSGSSCPRTEHFVHLPVISSSEDAPPSINATSTQNIHRAKEGDFNWAELLLSSTNTPTRPHALLAGGASAQHDPTIFINDDLLSFVHISDSATGQHSSGVAPIANGAQDDSFPFDPCMTGNFLDIFGDNIGLSADLRTHHIVNSELGTPNMQNSPLGHRSPSQGSSDGRESALIRSGDNVACLGDNFAESSSWSQSFVGWRDEHFLAEEKFTNVALNETTRDRTLGIAQSFFTLALDSLSLSANPGLRLLLKLRKHSSSKILLLPPNPILHQYLENFLTSFEPFFPLVSKGTLDPNQLVHGNQEELAVISLLLMIAYGSVRDPATKARRLSAGLLEICILALVKLVDKDSALPRNPLTIHCAVQCLYQTAFSGDHWLMDATIGQLYMYIMMARHTGIFQGPRDHWQHDPRNLEGSWNAWIKHEYTSRLSYACLMLDQEIAIFYDSNLTLAIHELERPLPEADDLWLASDAATWARLKGNTQELRFRTTEFLQQAPPSLRELFKSLLDHTIDDWQDRLGILQMRLLLYPIHILVCQLCETFLCFPRGLLTTSSFPRHPCQTSSTLQLEEIMLLLRTWQNIFNRLPTRNTREGAFKNLTLLLYHLLSLKICSSFTNIERYSLDNTELITRQESHITESCVRAPQEAIFHCGQVIRITRETESPLRPLWWPAAIYRVAMILWYISKNQGSLINCSGQPDIHIDVLPPTDGAWQLFLKYDIGTPRLASTKGSYIALQDTKQVLNKCTELLRTDPPITSYAETLALKLGNLASQCACD, encoded by the exons ATGGTGTTTTGCACCTTCTGCGGTCGCGAATTTGTGCGGAAGGAGCATCTTCAACGACACATCCTGACAC ACACCAATCTTCGTCCATTCCGCTGCAGCGTCTGCTGTCTGAGCTTTAATCGTAA AGACGTCGCACGCAGACATACACGCATCCACGACAAGCACACCTCGCCAAACCTCAGAAGTCTAggctcctcgtcatccacTCTAATGGCACAAAACTGCTCTGTCGCGTGTGCCAACTGCACCAAAGCCAAGACCAATTGCAATAAGCAGGTACCGTGCACTCGATGTCGGTCCAAAGGCGTTTCCTGTACACCACATGAAACTCAGGACAGCGCAGCGGTGCTACTCAACCTGGACTCCGCAACAACGGCTCTTCCCAGCACGGGTGGCGTTGTCCCGGATATACGGGAGAACACAGAATTCAATCGGAATAAGACACCTCCCAGGGCATGGGGCCCCTGTAGTATGGCGGACCAGGCGACGTTCACTTTAGCGGACGGACGCAGCAATGATGGTCAAGCAACGCAAGTTCCGGATCTTGTCAGTGGAAGCAGTTGCCCGAGGACTGAGCATTTTGTGCATCTTCCAGTAATTTCCTCAAGTGAGGATGCTCCACCAAGTATCAACGCGACATCCACACAAAATATACATAGGGCGAAGGAAGGGGACTTCAATTGGGCAGAACTTCTACTGAGCTCAACCAATACTCCAACAAGACCACACGCCCTCCTTGCTGGAGGCGCCTCCGCACAGCATGATCcaaccatcttcatcaatgATGATTTATTGTCATTCGTCCACATCTCGGACTCTGCCACTGGCCAACACTCAAGCGGTGTTGCCCCCATTGCGAATGGGGCCCAGGATGATTCGTTTCCATTCGATCCATGTATGACCGGTAACTTTTTGGATATCTTCGGAGATAATATTGGCCTTTCTGCCGATTTGCGTACGCACCATATTGTGAATTCAGAGCTAGGTACACCGAACATGCAAAATTCACCCCTGGGGCATCGTTCGCCTTCTCAAGGGTCGTCCGATGGTCGAGAGTCTGCTCTCATTCGCTCTGGCGACAACGTCGCCTGCCTGGGGGACAACTTCGCAGAATCTTCTTCGTGGTCGCAGTCATTTGTGGGATGGAGAGACGAGCACTTTCTGGCGGAAGAGAAATTTACCAACGTCGCGCTGAACGAGACAACCAGAGACCGAACGCTCGGGATTGCCCAGTCATTCTTCACCCTCGCATTGGACTCACTCAGCCTAAGTGCCAACCCTGGGTTGCGCTTACTACTCAAGTTGAGAAAGCACAGTTCTTCGAAGATACTCCTACTACCGCCGAATCCGATCTTGCATCAGTATCTCGAGAACTTTCTGACGAGCTTTGAACCTTTCTTCCCTCTTGTTTCGAAAGGAACATTGGATCCGAACCAACTTGTTCACGGCAATCAAGAGGAGCTTGCAGTTATATCACTATTGCTCATGATAGCCTACGGATCAGTGAGAGACCCAGCAACCAAGGCTCGACGCTTGTCTGCCGGTCTCCTTGAGATTTGTATACTAGCTCTGGTCAAATTAGTCGACAAGGACTCCGCATTACCCCGAAACCCGCTAACTATTCACTGTGCGGTACAATGCCTGTATCAAACCGCGTTCAGTGGTGATCACTGGCTTATGGATGCCACTATAGGACAGCTGTACATGTATATCATG ATGGCAAGACATACTGGTATTTTTCAAGGCCCGCGCGACCATTGGCAGCATGATCCTAGAAATCTTGAGGGCAGTTGGAATGCTTGGATTAAGCACGAATATACATCAAG GCTATCATATGCTTGCCTCATGCTAGACCAAGAAATCGCCATTTTCTACGACAGTAACCTAACACTTGCTATACATGAGCTGGAGAGACCCCTACCAGAGGCTGACGACCTTTGGCTTGCTTCGGACGCTGCAACCTGGGCGCGTCTCAAAGGCAACACGCAGGAGTTGAGGTTCCGGACCACAGAATTCTTGCAACAAGCACCACCTTCTCTTCGTGAATTATTCAAGTCCCTTCTCGACCATACAATTGACGACTGGCAAGATCGACTTGGAATACTACAAATGCGGCTGCTCTTATATCCTATCCACATATTAGTCTGCCAGCTGTGTGAGacctttctttgttttcccAGAGGCCTGCTTACAACATCAAGttttcctcgccatccttgCCAAACCTCGTCAACCTTACAGCTAGAGGAGATTATGTTACTCTTACGAACCTGGCAAAATATTTTTAACAGGCTGCCAACAAGAAACACACGAGAGGGCGCCTTCAAGAATCTCACCCTGCTGCTTTACCATCTTCTCAGCCTTAAAATATGTTCGTCATTCACAAATATTGAGCGTTACAGTCTCGACAATACTGAGCTCATTACAAGGCAAGAAAGTCATATTACTGAATCCTGCGTACGGGCTCCGCAGGAAGCAATCTTCCATTGTGGACAAGTCATTAGAATCACCAGAGAAACTGAATCCCCACTGCGGCCGCTCTGGTGGCCAGCTGCGATATACCGAGTTGCTATGATCCTTTGGTATATCAGCAAAAACCAAGGTTCGCTGATTAATTGCAGCGGACAGCCTGACATTCATATTGATGTGTTGCCACCCACTGATGGAGCTTGGCAGTTATTCCTCAAGTACGACATAGGCACTCCGCGACTCGCATCCACCAAAGGGTCGTATATTGCCTTACAGGATACGAAGCAGGTCCTTAATAAGTGCACAGAGCTTCTCAGAACTGATCCACCTATTACGTCGTATGCAGAAACCTTGGCCCTCAAGCTTGGGAATCTAGCAAGTCAATGTGCCTGTGACTAG
- a CDS encoding uncharacterized protein (COG:Z;~EggNog:ENOG410Q1N0;~InterPro:IPR035994;~go_function: GO:0003824 - catalytic activity [Evidence IEA];~go_process: GO:0009116 - nucleoside metabolic process [Evidence IEA]) produces the protein MKGRLWLIDDVDLLGQVFADPGRYKHIQNPVMTAWNQILNQNPVAVDELSFMLCTNLRTMPQSIFPSQITKKQTLNALGFLNAYSFIKTQESSISMHQIVRSATKNWLRKDGLLAHRLGKVAERMQEVLPDDQKLAMTLAPFNDVSISNPTLGMDKQTTLEKEVAKLAVRPLLLTVREIFAYYDSRESKEWHGYAAPTAAAYAKPLLSKASPPSGLVQSRRKFGTMAEKTTEDENTFKRRKEEIIAFEMGAAGLTSHNPALIIRGITDYADSTKSRLWRDYAAQTGTQFPKELREFSANIRGIDGLPQWSDLTTNVSSSPEVSGNISFSMPGLNSRSDFYRVAIVYLINHFATDAELLALYEEAVQQINETSFINNYQHLLKIYYLELEFKSQDPSQRQTIVLLRKQRERHFLSHQIYHAVRSPDTPNQGRKRTLLDPDERQLRLLNMFLEKNTNNSAASQNTAGTSTDTEWYTESEGSDSNADSTDSYLAFPELKSRARFLCEGQPYKQYKEQLRNLALHKARDQAKKSQFGAIQAQPEVEMPEIHENTRPKRPIVAGEMESQPSSRWNFLDKTVKLLQNVRFQPSQQLCDRFL, from the exons ATGAAAGGAAGGCTCTGGTTAATAGATGATGTGGACCTCCTCGGTCAAGTCTTCGCGGATCCAGGACGCTATAAGCATATTCAGAACCCTGTTATGACCGCCTGGAACCAGATACTGAACCAGAATCCAGTGGCAGTGGATGAACTATCTTTCATGCTCTGTACCAATCTACGCACTATGCCCCAGTCTATTTTTCCATCCCAAATAACTAAGAAACAGACACTCAACGCCCTGGGGTTTCTGAACGCATACTCATTcatcaagactcaagagtcAAGCATTAGTATGCACCAAATTGTGCGTAGCGCGACCAAAAACTGGCTAAGAAAGGACGGGCTACTTGCTCATCGCCTTGGAAAAGTTGCTGAGCGGATGCAGGAGGTTTTACCGGACGATCAAAAGCTCGCCATGACGCTAGCACCGTTCAATGATGTTTCAATTTCAAACCCAACTCTAGGCATGGATAAGCAAACCACATTGGAAAAAGAAGTTGCCAAACTCGCAGTCAGGCCCCTACTACTTACTGTACGAGAGATTTTTGCCTACTATGATTCCCGCGAAAGCAAAGAATGGCACGGATATGCGGCGCCTACTGCCGCCGCATACGCAAAACCACTGCTGTCCAAggcctctcctccatcgggACTGGTTCAATCAAGACGAA AATTTGGAACCATGGCAGAGAAGACGACTGAGGATGAGAACACCttcaaaagaagaaaggaagaaatcATAGCATTTGAGATGGGGGCTGCGGGCTTAACATCACATAACCCTGCTCTTATCATAAGAGGTATAACCGACTATGCAGACTCCACCAAAAGCCGACTATGGCGGGACTATGCTGCACAAACAGGCACGCAATTTCCCAAAGAGTTACGAGAGTTTTCAGCTAATATTCGTG GTATCGATGGTCTTCCCCAGTGGAGTGATCTTACTACAaatgtttcttcttctccagaagtTAGCGGAAACATCTCATTTTCTATGCCTGGGTTGAACTCGCGGTCCGATTTCTATCGAGTAGCTATAGTTTATCTCATCAACCACTTTGCCACCGACGCTGAACTTCTAGCACTCTACGAAGAAGCAGTACAGCAAATAAACGAAACTAGTTTCATCAATAATTATCAACATCTGCTGAAAATCTATTACTTGGAGTTAGAGTTCAAAAGTCAGGATCCATCCCAGAGGCAGACAATCGTGCTTTTGCGAAAACAGCGCGAAAGACACTTTCTTTCACATCAGATATATCATGCTGTGAGGTCTCCTGATACACCGAACCAAGGAAGAAAACGTACTTTGCTGGACCCGGATGAAAGGCAACTACGACTACTAAATATGTTCCTCGAAAAAAATACCAACAATAGTGCAGCCTCTCAGAATACAGCCGGTACTTCAACAGATACCGAATGGTATACTGAGAGTGAAGGAAGTGATAGCAACGCGGACTCCACCGACAGCTACCTGGCATTTCCTGAGCTGAAGTCTAGAGCCCGGTTTCTGTGCGAAGGCCAACCATATAAGCAGTACAAGGAGCAGCTACGCAATCTTGCCTTACATAAAGCACGAGACCAAGCCAAGAAAAGTCAATTTGGAGCAATCCAAGCGCAACCAGAAGTGGAAATGCCAGAAATCCATGAAAACACAAGACCCAAACGGCCTATTGTAGCGGGAGAGATGGAGAGCCAGCCAAGTAGCCGATGGAATTTTCTCGACAAGACTGTGAAACTTCTGCAAAATGTCCGATTCCAGCCCAGTCAACAACTCTGCGATCGTTTTCTTTAG